A genomic region of Pseudomonas migulae contains the following coding sequences:
- a CDS encoding TonB-dependent receptor produces MNKYLLSGLCLLALNNSAHAQPLTLPTGTITADANDNETVSLNTPTTAGSRLKLTALETPASVESLTGEQVRARGDRSVQDAVSRSTGISRTGTPGDGGTSLSARGFTGQSSVMQLYDGNRMYTGMGTVTFPVDTWSVERVDVLRGPASVLYGEGATGAVINVIPKKPFEGEIENHVRLGYGSYDTQQQALDSGGSLSDTLSYRLNLNRLRSNGWVDRGDSSSDFISAALRWQATDDLAFTLAHDYGDQKPMNYFGTPLINGRFKESLRDKNYNVSNDKQHYNDQWTRLTSDWQISDSVSASNELYYLKAQRRWQNAENYNFDRDTQHLSRSGYFGIGHRQEQVGDRQTFNFKHSLFGLDSQTVTGVDYNRIRFQLDSNSPFNDVLPGGQPVDLYHPQRGTFESADPYREQFQSTTRQMSVFAENRTQLSERWSLVTGVRRDYVQVDYDNQVDGSQSDKTLTGNNWKAGLVFAVTPDTSFYGQYATSTDGVGGLISLSPSQQQYDLATAKQTEIGVKQMFWDQRGEWTLAAYRIVKKKLLTDDPGNPTLKQQVGQQSSNGLEASLDLQLPHAWQLQANAAIVKAKYDDFEEVIAGVPVSRNGNRPVDVPRRTANLWLSKTINEDLKAGAGVRYVDARYADMANRNELPSYTVVDATLSWQALRNTTLGLQLNNLFDRQYAQSQYNEGQQWILGEPRSFFVTADYTF; encoded by the coding sequence ATGAACAAGTACCTCTTGTCCGGCCTCTGCCTGCTCGCCCTGAACAACAGCGCCCACGCGCAGCCGTTGACGTTGCCCACCGGCACCATCACCGCCGACGCCAATGACAACGAAACCGTCAGCCTGAACACGCCGACCACCGCCGGCTCGCGCCTGAAGCTCACGGCCCTGGAAACCCCGGCCAGCGTCGAAAGCCTGACCGGCGAACAGGTTCGCGCCCGCGGTGATCGCAGTGTTCAGGACGCCGTATCGCGCAGCACCGGGATCAGCCGCACCGGCACGCCGGGCGATGGCGGCACATCGTTGTCCGCCCGAGGATTTACCGGACAAAGTTCGGTGATGCAGTTGTATGACGGCAACCGGATGTACACCGGCATGGGCACCGTGACCTTTCCGGTCGACACCTGGTCGGTGGAGCGCGTCGATGTGCTGCGCGGGCCGGCGTCGGTGTTGTATGGCGAAGGCGCGACCGGCGCAGTGATCAACGTGATCCCGAAGAAGCCGTTCGAAGGCGAGATCGAAAACCACGTCCGCCTCGGCTACGGCTCCTACGACACTCAGCAACAGGCCCTGGACAGCGGCGGTTCCCTGAGCGACACCCTGAGCTATCGCTTGAACCTCAATCGTCTGCGCAGCAACGGCTGGGTTGATCGTGGCGATTCCTCCAGCGACTTCATCAGCGCCGCCCTGCGCTGGCAGGCGACGGACGATCTGGCGTTCACTCTCGCCCACGATTACGGCGACCAGAAGCCGATGAATTATTTCGGCACGCCGCTGATCAATGGCCGCTTCAAGGAAAGCCTGCGAGACAAGAACTACAACGTCAGCAACGACAAGCAACACTACAACGATCAATGGACGCGCCTGACCAGCGACTGGCAAATCTCCGACAGCGTCAGCGCCAGCAACGAGCTGTATTACCTAAAGGCCCAACGCCGCTGGCAGAACGCCGAGAACTACAACTTCGACCGCGACACCCAACACCTCAGCCGCAGCGGTTACTTCGGTATCGGTCACCGGCAGGAACAGGTCGGCGACCGTCAGACCTTCAACTTCAAGCACTCACTGTTCGGCCTCGACAGCCAGACCGTGACCGGCGTCGATTACAACCGTATCCGCTTTCAGCTCGACAGCAACTCGCCGTTCAATGACGTGTTGCCGGGTGGTCAGCCGGTCGATCTGTACCATCCGCAACGCGGCACATTTGAAAGTGCCGATCCGTATCGGGAGCAGTTTCAGAGCACCACCAGACAGATGTCGGTGTTCGCCGAAAACCGCACGCAGCTGAGCGAGCGCTGGTCGCTGGTGACCGGCGTGCGCCGCGATTACGTGCAGGTTGATTACGACAATCAGGTCGATGGCAGCCAGAGCGACAAAACCCTGACCGGCAACAACTGGAAGGCCGGGCTGGTGTTTGCCGTAACGCCGGACACGTCGTTCTACGGCCAGTACGCCACCAGCACCGACGGTGTCGGCGGCCTTATTTCCCTGAGCCCGAGCCAGCAGCAATACGACCTGGCCACCGCGAAACAAACCGAAATCGGCGTGAAGCAGATGTTCTGGGATCAGCGTGGCGAGTGGACGCTGGCGGCCTATCGCATCGTCAAAAAGAAACTGCTGACCGACGATCCGGGCAACCCGACGCTCAAGCAGCAGGTCGGCCAGCAATCGTCCAATGGCCTCGAAGCCAGCCTCGATCTGCAACTGCCACACGCCTGGCAACTGCAGGCCAACGCGGCCATCGTCAAAGCGAAATACGACGATTTTGAAGAAGTGATCGCAGGTGTGCCGGTGTCGCGCAACGGCAATCGCCCGGTGGACGTACCACGGCGTACGGCGAATCTGTGGCTGAGCAAAACGATCAACGAGGACCTGAAGGCCGGCGCTGGCGTGCGTTATGTCGATGCGCGTTATGCCGACATGGCTAACCGGAACGAGCTGCCGAGCTATACGGTGGTCGATGCCACGTTGTCCTGGCAAGCACTGCGTAACACGACGCTGGGGTTGCAGCTGAACAATCTGTTTGACCGGCAGTATGCGCAAAGCCAATACAATGAGGGGCAGCAGTGGATTCTCGGGGAGCCGCGGTCGTTTTTCGTCACGGCTGATTACACCTTTTAG
- a CDS encoding PepSY-associated TM helix domain-containing protein, with protein MKQPKPNFYNLAWRWHFYAGLFVAPFMVMLALTGVIYLFKPQLDPLMYGSLMNVPAGHHSVPADDLLKRVKTAYPQATIKQYLPPINAERSAQFVVLDAGNELNVFVDPYHGDILGEQDAKKNLQAVARAIHGELMIGTVGDRLVELAAGWGIVLVVSGVFLWWPRGQAAGILWPRLSSRGRVLWRDLHAVTGFWGAAFLLVMLLSGMTWTGFWGKQYAGVWNVFPDAMWNDMPKSDVEARSLNTATRQTVPWAMENTPMPMSGDHAEHMAHGTAQAGPAAPTISLQDVQNIAEQRKVEPGYSITFPTTATGVFTIAVFADDPRNDATLHVDQYTGKVLADVRFEQYGTVARATEIGVMLHEGKMFGVFNQIIVLLICLMILLSAVSGVVIWWKRRPQGKFGVPPLRHDLPKWKTGVAIMLVLAVAFPLVGASLVVVWLLDRVLLSRFNRQTESASSSS; from the coding sequence ATGAAACAGCCCAAACCGAATTTCTACAACCTGGCCTGGCGTTGGCATTTCTATGCCGGTCTGTTCGTCGCGCCATTCATGGTGATGCTGGCCCTGACCGGCGTCATTTACCTGTTCAAACCGCAACTCGATCCGTTGATGTACGGCAGCCTGATGAATGTCCCGGCCGGCCACCACAGCGTCCCGGCCGACGACCTGCTCAAGCGCGTAAAAACTGCGTATCCACAGGCAACGATCAAGCAATACCTGCCGCCGATCAACGCCGAGCGCAGCGCGCAGTTTGTCGTGCTCGATGCCGGCAATGAGTTGAATGTTTTTGTCGATCCGTATCACGGCGACATCCTCGGAGAGCAAGACGCGAAGAAAAATCTGCAAGCGGTTGCCCGTGCGATCCACGGTGAGCTGATGATCGGCACGGTCGGCGATCGACTGGTCGAACTCGCCGCTGGCTGGGGCATCGTGCTGGTGGTTTCCGGGGTGTTCCTGTGGTGGCCGCGAGGTCAGGCCGCCGGCATCTTGTGGCCGCGCCTGAGCAGTCGCGGTCGCGTGCTGTGGCGCGACCTGCATGCCGTCACCGGGTTCTGGGGCGCCGCATTTCTGCTGGTAATGCTGCTGAGCGGCATGACCTGGACCGGGTTCTGGGGCAAGCAATACGCCGGTGTCTGGAACGTGTTCCCGGACGCCATGTGGAATGACATGCCCAAGTCCGACGTCGAGGCCCGCAGCCTCAACACCGCCACGCGCCAGACCGTGCCATGGGCAATGGAAAACACACCGATGCCGATGTCCGGCGACCACGCCGAACACATGGCCCACGGCACTGCGCAAGCCGGCCCGGCGGCGCCGACCATCAGCCTGCAAGACGTGCAGAACATCGCCGAGCAACGCAAGGTCGAACCGGGTTACAGCATCACGTTCCCGACCACGGCCACCGGCGTATTCACCATCGCGGTATTCGCCGACGACCCACGCAACGATGCCACCCTGCACGTCGATCAATACACCGGCAAGGTCCTCGCCGATGTGCGCTTCGAGCAATACGGCACCGTCGCCCGCGCCACGGAAATCGGCGTGATGCTCCATGAAGGCAAGATGTTTGGCGTGTTCAACCAGATCATCGTGCTGCTGATCTGCCTGATGATTCTGCTCAGCGCCGTCAGCGGCGTGGTGATCTGGTGGAAGCGCCGCCCGCAGGGCAAGTTCGGTGTGCCGCCGCTGCGTCATGATCTGCCGAAATGGAAAACCGGCGTGGCGATCATGCTGGTGCTGGCGGTGGCGTTTCCGTTGGTGGGCGCTTCGCTGGTGGTGGTGTGGCTGCTGGATCGAGTGCTGCTTTCGCGCTTCAACCGACAAACTGAATCAGCCTCATCTTCATCATGA
- a CDS encoding TonB-dependent copper receptor, producing the protein MSRFSAVTRLGAAQASFALNETRVRFRHATAVICGALLTPMVLADEHAGHHEELSPTVITAIAPSSPLTIVTNPKDPRQPVPASDGGDYLKTIPGFALVRNGGTNGDPVLRGMFGSRLNILTNGGQMLGACPGRMDAPTSYISPETYDKLTVIKGPQTVLWGPGASAGTILFDREPESFGELGTRVNASVLAGSNGRFDKVVDAAAGGPLGYVRVIGNTAHSDDYRDGNNDTVASRYDKWNGDVAVGLTPDADTLLELTAGKGDGEARYAGRGMDGAQFKRESLGLRFEKSSIGDVLDKVEAQIYYNYADHVMDNYTLRTPSGTGMMAGPMASSVDRRTLGARIKGTWRWADVQLISGIDAQTNEHRKRSAMGIDTYKDLPRDKDADFHNYGVFSELTWYAADRDRLISGARLDRASAKDFRQTTGSGMMTRPNPTANDTRADTLPSGFVRYEHDLADSPATLYAGLGHTQRFPDYWELFSPNSGPAGSVNAFDSIKPEKTTQLDFGLQYKTEDLEAWASGYVGQVRDYILFNYTPGMMGMTSQAENIDARIMGGELGAAYKLTSNWKADATLAYAWGKNSSDGNALPQMPPLDARFGLTYSEDNWSAGALWRVVAAQNRIDQNKGNVVGKDFDKTSGFGVFSLNGAYRINKNWKVSSGVDNLFGKAYAEHLNLAGNAGFGYPANDPQAIKEPGRTLWTKVDMSF; encoded by the coding sequence ATGTCCAGGTTTTCTGCTGTCACACGTTTGGGCGCTGCCCAGGCTTCTTTTGCCCTGAACGAAACGCGAGTTCGTTTCAGGCACGCCACTGCCGTTATTTGCGGCGCACTGCTGACCCCTATGGTGCTGGCCGACGAGCACGCCGGCCACCATGAAGAACTGAGCCCGACGGTGATCACCGCCATTGCGCCGAGTTCGCCGCTGACCATCGTCACCAACCCCAAGGACCCGCGCCAACCGGTGCCGGCCAGCGACGGTGGCGATTATCTGAAGACCATCCCCGGTTTCGCCTTGGTACGCAACGGCGGCACCAACGGTGATCCGGTGCTGCGCGGCATGTTCGGCTCACGACTGAACATCCTCACCAACGGCGGCCAGATGCTCGGTGCCTGCCCCGGCCGGATGGATGCCCCGACGTCGTACATTTCCCCGGAAACCTACGACAAACTCACCGTCATCAAAGGCCCGCAAACCGTGCTGTGGGGGCCGGGCGCATCGGCCGGCACCATCCTGTTCGATCGCGAACCGGAAAGCTTCGGCGAACTCGGCACCCGGGTGAATGCCAGCGTACTGGCCGGCTCCAATGGCCGCTTCGACAAAGTGGTGGATGCTGCCGCCGGCGGCCCGTTGGGGTACGTGCGCGTGATCGGCAACACCGCGCATTCCGACGACTACCGCGATGGCAACAATGACACCGTGGCTTCGCGCTACGACAAGTGGAACGGTGACGTCGCCGTTGGCTTGACCCCGGATGCCGACACGCTGCTGGAACTCACCGCCGGCAAGGGCGATGGCGAAGCCCGTTATGCCGGACGCGGCATGGACGGTGCGCAGTTCAAGCGCGAAAGCCTCGGCCTGCGCTTCGAGAAATCCAGTATCGGCGACGTACTGGACAAGGTCGAAGCACAGATCTACTACAACTACGCCGACCACGTGATGGACAACTACACCCTGCGCACGCCGTCCGGCACCGGGATGATGGCCGGGCCGATGGCCTCCAGTGTCGATCGCCGAACCCTCGGCGCACGGATCAAAGGCACCTGGCGCTGGGCCGATGTGCAATTGATCAGCGGCATCGACGCGCAGACCAACGAACACCGCAAGCGCAGCGCCATGGGCATCGACACCTACAAGGATCTGCCGCGCGACAAGGACGCCGACTTCCACAACTACGGCGTATTCAGCGAACTGACGTGGTACGCCGCCGACCGTGACCGGCTGATTAGCGGCGCGCGACTGGACCGCGCTTCGGCTAAAGACTTCCGCCAGACCACTGGTTCCGGAATGATGACCCGGCCTAACCCGACCGCCAACGACACCCGCGCCGACACCCTGCCCAGCGGCTTCGTCCGTTACGAGCATGATCTGGCCGACAGCCCTGCCACGCTGTATGCCGGCCTCGGTCACACCCAGCGTTTCCCGGATTACTGGGAGCTGTTTTCGCCTAACTCCGGCCCCGCCGGCTCGGTGAATGCCTTCGATTCGATCAAGCCCGAGAAAACCACCCAGCTCGACTTCGGCCTGCAATACAAGACCGAAGACCTCGAAGCCTGGGCCTCGGGTTACGTCGGGCAGGTGCGCGATTACATCCTGTTCAACTACACGCCGGGAATGATGGGCATGACCTCGCAAGCCGAGAACATCGACGCGCGGATCATGGGCGGTGAACTCGGTGCGGCTTACAAATTGACCTCGAACTGGAAGGCCGATGCGACCCTCGCCTACGCCTGGGGCAAGAACAGCAGCGACGGCAACGCGTTGCCGCAAATGCCGCCGCTGGACGCACGTTTCGGCCTGACCTACAGCGAAGACAACTGGAGCGCCGGCGCCTTGTGGCGAGTGGTCGCTGCGCAAAACCGCATTGACCAGAACAAGGGCAACGTGGTCGGCAAGGACTTCGACAAGACCTCGGGGTTCGGTGTGTTCTCGCTCAACGGTGCGTACCGCATCAACAAGAACTGGAAGGTCAGCAGCGGCGTCGACAACTTGTTCGGCAAGGCTTACGCCGAGCATTTGAACCTGGCCGGCAACGCCGGTTTTGGCTATCCGGCCAATGACCCGCAAGCCATCAAAGAACCGGGGCGCACGCTCTGGACCAAGGTGGACATGAGCTTTTAA
- a CDS encoding DUF2946 domain-containing protein — translation MRPLSARSSASRRQPLSLTRGSWISLFAMLMIFIGPLISQSMPMDQRASALMEASMNMSMDMSMDMPAMEHGDHGAQAAAEHCLPTTPHHAIWEKCGYCSLLFNCPALTGGQSFVAFDAPKTSTFSTPATRLGHARQTFFPGARTRAPPIVA, via the coding sequence ATGCGCCCGCTTAGCGCCAGGTCATCCGCCTCCCGCCGTCAGCCCTTGAGCCTGACCCGCGGCAGCTGGATCAGCCTGTTCGCCATGTTGATGATCTTCATCGGCCCGCTGATTTCTCAGTCGATGCCGATGGATCAGCGCGCCTCGGCTCTGATGGAAGCATCCATGAACATGTCGATGGACATGAGCATGGACATGCCGGCAATGGAGCACGGCGACCACGGTGCGCAAGCCGCCGCCGAGCACTGCCTGCCCACGACACCCCATCACGCCATCTGGGAAAAATGCGGCTATTGCAGCCTGCTGTTCAACTGCCCGGCGCTGACCGGCGGCCAGTCTTTCGTCGCATTCGACGCCCCCAAAACAAGCACCTTCAGCACTCCTGCCACACGCCTGGGCCACGCCCGGCAAACCTTCTTCCCTGGTGCCCGCACTCGCGCACCACCCATCGTCGCGTAA
- a CDS encoding copper chaperone PCu(A)C, producing the protein MLNKLIVLAALLLPACFANAHEYKAGALEIAHPWSQELPPNAPTVAAYFVIHNSGNTADKLLSVDSPIAGIAQLHEHVMQNDLMKMQEVPSVGIPAGGDVTFAPMAYHVMLLELKDRSLLSDGKRFPLTMHFEKSGDVTVEVTVQKKAPDGVQVHAHAQ; encoded by the coding sequence ATGTTGAACAAACTCATCGTTCTGGCTGCATTGTTGCTGCCTGCCTGCTTTGCCAATGCCCATGAATACAAGGCTGGCGCATTGGAGATCGCTCATCCGTGGTCGCAAGAGCTACCGCCTAACGCGCCGACGGTCGCCGCCTATTTCGTGATTCACAACAGCGGTAACACCGCCGACAAGCTGCTCAGCGTCGACTCGCCGATTGCAGGCATTGCCCAATTGCATGAGCACGTGATGCAGAACGACCTGATGAAAATGCAGGAAGTCCCGAGCGTCGGGATTCCAGCCGGTGGCGACGTCACGTTTGCACCGATGGCGTATCACGTCATGCTGCTGGAACTGAAAGACCGCAGCCTGCTGAGCGACGGCAAGCGCTTCCCGCTGACGATGCATTTCGAGAAATCCGGTGATGTGACCGTCGAGGTCACGGTGCAGAAAAAAGCGCCGGACGGCGTGCAAGTGCACGCGCACGCTCAGTAA
- a CDS encoding DUF2946 domain-containing protein has translation MSRQRLAIAWIACFAVLFNMLAMPMTGAMAQTAQSPAEQVLWGSFCSSTGTKMVAISLGTLEQKAPQSDDHSNMQHCWCCSGSAPLVALPGHVPQLYFARFDAHRSLPADALDTPTPRQQWPSLNPRASPLV, from the coding sequence ATGTCCCGACAACGGCTCGCAATTGCCTGGATCGCCTGCTTCGCAGTGCTGTTCAACATGCTCGCCATGCCGATGACCGGAGCGATGGCGCAGACGGCGCAGTCGCCGGCCGAACAGGTGTTGTGGGGCAGCTTCTGCTCGTCCACTGGCACGAAGATGGTGGCGATTTCCCTGGGGACGCTTGAACAGAAAGCACCGCAGAGCGACGATCATTCCAACATGCAGCATTGCTGGTGCTGTTCCGGTTCTGCGCCGCTGGTGGCATTGCCCGGGCATGTGCCGCAGTTGTACTTCGCGCGTTTCGATGCCCATCGAAGCCTGCCCGCAGACGCTCTCGACACCCCCACTCCACGCCAGCAATGGCCGAGTCTCAACCCCCGCGCTTCCCCTCTGGTGTGA
- a CDS encoding cobalt-precorrin-6A reductase, with protein MKRILLLGGVTEALAIARTLGPEHIYSLAGIGRVPTDLNCQVRVGGYGGADGLAQFIRDEGIDLLLDATHPYAAQISQNAATAAQLAGIPCWALRRPAWQPQAGDDWREVSDWAGLIDALKPFRRPLFTLGREPLQHLHEIPPEQFWTLRALDVYPGNERCEVIGARGPFLIEDERELFKRRKIDVLISKNSGSTATEPKLDVARERGVPVLVLKRPVLAGVDREFESVDDLLIALSVSDVS; from the coding sequence ATGAAGCGCATCTTGCTGCTCGGCGGCGTGACGGAAGCACTGGCGATCGCCCGTACGCTTGGGCCGGAGCACATTTACAGCCTGGCCGGCATCGGTCGAGTGCCGACCGATCTGAATTGCCAGGTCCGCGTCGGCGGCTATGGCGGTGCTGACGGCCTGGCGCAATTCATCCGCGATGAAGGGATTGATCTGCTGCTGGACGCGACTCATCCCTATGCCGCGCAAATCAGCCAGAACGCTGCGACTGCCGCGCAACTGGCCGGCATTCCCTGCTGGGCACTCAGGCGTCCGGCCTGGCAGCCGCAAGCCGGAGACGACTGGCGCGAAGTCAGCGACTGGGCCGGGTTGATCGACGCGCTGAAACCGTTCCGGCGCCCCCTGTTCACCCTCGGCCGTGAACCCTTGCAACACCTGCATGAAATCCCGCCGGAGCAATTCTGGACATTGCGTGCACTGGATGTTTATCCGGGCAACGAACGCTGCGAAGTGATAGGCGCACGTGGGCCATTTCTGATCGAGGATGAGCGTGAGCTGTTCAAGCGTCGCAAGATTGATGTGCTGATCAGCAAGAACAGCGGCAGCACCGCCACCGAGCCGAAACTGGACGTGGCGCGGGAGCGGGGGGTGCCGGTGCTGGTGTTGAAGCGGCCGGTGTTGGCGGGGGTGGATCGGGAGTTTGAGAGTGTGGACGACCTGCTGATTGCCTTATCTGTGTCGGACGTTTCCTGA
- a CDS encoding cobalt-precorrin-5B (C(1))-methyltransferase: protein MRDETAEQPAPLRSGLTTGSCATATSLAAARLLLGGEPADAVDIVLPKGKQVQMRLEFCRLLDDGAEAGTIKDAGDDPDVTHGALLFSQVRLNAEPGIRFSAGRGVGTVTRPGLVLAVGEPAINPVPRKMITDHLTLLAEEHGYHGGFEVTVNVEGGEALALKTMNPRLGILGGLSILGTSGIVRPFSCAAYIASIHQGIDVAKTNGYLHIAACTGNASEDTMRRVYDLPEIALIEMGDFVGAVLKHLRKVPVDKLSLCGGFGKISKLAAGHMDLHSRHSSIDLPQLAEWAAAIGADQALQQSIREANTSQQALAMASAAGIALGDAVCGHALAFARSVVPAQVQVEVFAIDRQGGIVGHAGAFQ from the coding sequence ATGCGTGACGAAACCGCCGAACAACCCGCACCGCTGCGCAGCGGCCTCACGACGGGGAGTTGCGCCACCGCGACCAGCCTCGCGGCCGCTCGCTTGCTGCTCGGCGGCGAGCCCGCGGACGCCGTGGACATCGTCCTGCCCAAAGGCAAGCAGGTGCAGATGCGGCTGGAATTCTGTCGGCTCCTGGATGACGGCGCCGAGGCCGGCACGATCAAGGATGCCGGCGACGATCCGGACGTGACCCACGGTGCGCTGCTGTTTTCCCAAGTGCGATTGAACGCCGAACCGGGCATTCGTTTCAGTGCCGGCCGGGGTGTGGGAACAGTCACCCGGCCAGGACTGGTGCTGGCTGTCGGCGAACCGGCGATCAACCCGGTACCGCGCAAAATGATCACCGACCACCTGACCCTGCTCGCAGAGGAACACGGCTATCACGGCGGTTTCGAGGTCACGGTCAACGTCGAGGGCGGCGAGGCGCTGGCGTTGAAAACCATGAATCCACGGTTGGGCATTCTCGGTGGCTTGTCGATCCTGGGCACCAGCGGCATCGTCCGGCCGTTTTCCTGTGCGGCTTACATTGCCTCGATTCATCAGGGCATCGATGTAGCGAAAACCAATGGTTACCTGCACATCGCTGCGTGCACCGGCAACGCCAGCGAAGACACCATGCGCCGCGTCTACGACTTGCCTGAAATCGCCCTGATCGAGATGGGCGATTTCGTCGGCGCCGTCCTCAAGCACCTGCGCAAAGTGCCTGTGGATAAACTCAGCCTGTGCGGCGGCTTCGGCAAGATCAGCAAACTGGCTGCCGGGCACATGGATCTGCACAGTCGGCATTCGAGCATCGACCTGCCGCAACTGGCCGAATGGGCCGCGGCGATCGGCGCGGATCAAGCGCTGCAGCAGTCGATCCGCGAAGCCAACACCAGTCAGCAAGCACTGGCGATGGCCAGCGCCGCCGGCATCGCACTTGGCGATGCGGTGTGCGGGCACGCGCTGGCGTTTGCGCGCAGTGTGGTGCCGGCGCAGGTTCAGGTTGAAGTGTTTGCCATCGATCGCCAGGGCGGAATCGTCGGCCATGCGGGAGCTTTTCAATGA
- the cbiE gene encoding precorrin-6y C5,15-methyltransferase (decarboxylating) subunit CbiE has product MARWLTVTGIGEDGFKGLGRNARHALLAASKIFGSQRQLDLLPACIRGERRLWPSPFSLDALLALRGEPVCVLASGDPMFFGVGASLARQLPSAEMLILPAPSSCSLAAARMGWPLQDVVTLSIVARPIAALNAQLFSGVRLLVLSNDGQSPAAMAALLRERGFGPSRLTVLEHLGGEAERRIDGVASDWAEPLIADLNLVAIECIAEPDAPRLSRLAGLPDSAFRHDGQLTKRDVRAITLARLAPVPGELLWDVGAGSGSIGIEWMRAHPSCRALAIEADEGRQLLIEQNRDALGVPGLQLIRGKAPQALAGLERPDAIFIGGGVTREGVLDTCWAQLKPGGRLIANAVTLQSEMSLMAWREQHGGELTRIHIAQAQPLGDFDTWRQALPITLLDVVKPFDA; this is encoded by the coding sequence ATGGCACGCTGGCTGACCGTGACAGGCATTGGTGAGGATGGCTTCAAAGGCCTGGGCAGGAATGCCCGGCATGCGTTGCTGGCCGCGTCGAAGATCTTCGGCAGCCAGCGACAACTGGACCTGCTCCCGGCGTGTATCCGTGGTGAACGCCGATTGTGGCCGAGTCCATTCTCCCTCGATGCGTTGCTGGCCCTGCGTGGCGAACCGGTCTGCGTACTCGCCAGCGGCGACCCGATGTTCTTCGGCGTCGGCGCCAGCCTCGCCCGGCAACTGCCCAGCGCTGAAATGCTGATCCTGCCGGCGCCCTCCTCCTGCTCGCTGGCCGCCGCGCGAATGGGCTGGCCATTGCAGGACGTGGTCACGCTGTCGATCGTCGCCCGCCCGATCGCGGCGCTCAACGCGCAATTGTTCAGCGGTGTTCGCCTGCTGGTGCTCAGCAACGATGGTCAAAGCCCGGCGGCGATGGCGGCGTTGTTGCGCGAGCGCGGATTCGGGCCGAGTCGTCTGACCGTGCTGGAACATCTGGGCGGTGAGGCCGAACGGCGCATCGACGGCGTCGCCAGCGACTGGGCCGAGCCCCTGATCGCCGATCTGAATCTGGTCGCCATCGAATGCATCGCCGAACCCGATGCGCCGCGCCTGTCGCGACTGGCCGGGCTTCCGGACTCGGCGTTCAGGCACGACGGCCAACTGACCAAACGCGATGTGCGCGCAATCACCCTCGCCCGCCTCGCCCCGGTGCCCGGTGAACTGCTGTGGGACGTCGGTGCCGGCAGCGGCTCGATCGGTATCGAATGGATGCGTGCCCACCCGAGTTGCCGGGCGCTGGCCATCGAAGCCGATGAAGGACGGCAATTGTTGATCGAGCAAAACCGCGACGCGCTTGGCGTACCCGGTCTGCAACTGATCCGCGGCAAGGCGCCGCAAGCCCTCGCCGGACTCGAGCGCCCGGATGCGATTTTCATTGGTGGCGGGGTCACCCGCGAGGGCGTGCTGGACACCTGCTGGGCACAGCTGAAACCCGGTGGTCGCCTGATCGCCAACGCCGTCACGCTGCAAAGTGAAATGTCCCTGATGGCCTGGCGCGAGCAGCACGGCGGCGAACTGACACGCATCCATATCGCCCAGGCGCAGCCGCTGGGCGACTTCGACACCTGGCGCCAGGCGCTGCCGATTACCTTGCTGGACGTGGTCAAACCTTTCGATGCGTGA